The genomic region CGTGGTCCAGCAGCCCCGCGAGCCGGTCGAGTTCGGCGACCGACGCCTCGCAGGCGCGAAGTGACGGCGGACCGGCCCCCCGCAGGCCGGGGAGCAGCCCCTTGACCCGCTCCACGGCGTCCGAGACCCAGACGCGCAGGCCCTCGACGCCACCGCTCTCCTCCCCGCTCACCGGCACTCCGCCTCTCCGGGGCCGCGTACGGCCCCCACGCGCCCCCAACAGCGTCCGGATCCCCCACTATGCACATCCGCGGTGGGCGAGGCGGCGAGTTCCCGGCTTCTCCCCGTCAACGACCGGAGTCCGACCTGGAGGCACCCAGATCGGCCCGCATCTCTCGCCGCATCTCGCGCAGTCGGGCCCACAGCGACACGATGGCCGCTTGTGCGGCGGCCGGTGAGTCGCCCGGCCGTCGCGCGCCGTCGTCCAGCCGTCGGACCATGCCGTAGACCGCCCCGAGACCGTGACTGACGGCGGCCGCGTGGTCGAGCACCCGCTCCGGCAGTCGAATCTGCGCCTCCGCGTACACCTCCCGGTGGTGGTCGCGCGCACCGGTGAGCCGTTGCCGTGCGTGAGGAACTTCGGCGTCGTGCCCCAGTGCGTGCAGCTGATCGGTGAGCGCGGCCAGATAGTGCCGGCTCGAGGTGTTGAGCGCCACGTAGCACGCCCACAGTTCCTGGGCCGAGGTGCGCTGGTCCCACAACTCCTCGGCCCGCTCCTGCTCACGCTGCCGACTGCGATCAGCCGCCCGCTGGGTCAGCAGCGCGGACATCAGTGTGCCGACGACGCCCGCGACCGCTGTCAGCTGAGCGGTCACCACACCGATGTCCACGCGGCCCCCCCCTCGTTCCCCGCACGACAAGCGAAGCAGCGGAGGGCGCGCCGGGTGAAGGCCCGGCCCGGACTTCGCCCGGTGTTTGCCCCGTTGCCGCCCATCGCGGCCGGGAGCGGGGGAGCCGTGGGCGGCGCCGGGGTAATGGTCGGTCGATTTCCGGTCGGGAGGGGCGAGTTGACCGCGATCGGGTACGACGGGAGCACTCTGCGGCCATCATGGGCCGCGGGAACGACCGGATGGATTCACCGAGGCGGACGGGGTCGTGGGGACATGGCGGAGTACGGGGAGAGCGGCGGGGTCCGGGCACTTCGGGCCTGGGCCGACGAGGCGGCCGAACGCGCCGCCCGGCTGGTGGGTCAGGGAGGCGAGGGCTCCCCGGTGTCCGCCGAGGAGTTCGAGAGCTCCATCGCCGAACTCTCCCGGTTGCGGCCCCTCCTGGACCACGACCCGGAGTTGCTCGGCCGGGTCACGCTGGTGCTCGGCGGCCTGCTCGCCACCCGCCACGCCACCGGGCGCGGCACACCGGGCGACCCGGAACGGGCCCGGCGTCTGCTGGAAGAGGTGCGGGACCGGACGACGGCCGCCGGGGAGCGGATGGCGGAGGACGGCAGGCGGTGGGCGGCCACGTTCCTGATGATGGTGTCGGGTCATACGGAGCCGGGCCGTCCGGCGGGGTCACCCCCGGACTTCTGGTCCGTCTTCGACCGGGCGATGGCGGCCGGGCCCGAAGGGGCCGCCGAAGAGGCGGCCCGGATGGCGGCGCTGGCCGCCGAGGTCGGGCAGCTGCCGGTGCCGCCGGAACTCCAGGCCCGGCTGGGGCAGATGCGGGAGGTGCTGGCGTACATGTCGAAGACCGACCTCTCCGATCCCGAGACGCTGCTGGCCATGCTGCCCCCCGACCTGCCGTTCGGCGATCAGCTGCGGACCATGCTGGACCTCGTGGCAACCCTGCCTGACACGGCGGACACGGCTGGTTCGGCCGATCCGGCTGAATCGGCCGAACCGTGCGTGTTGCCGGTACCGGAGGCCGTCTGCCAGGAGCCGCAGTCGCAGTCGCAGTCGCAGTCCGAGGCCGACACGACCGTCACCAGCGCGTGGCTCGCCGCCGTACTCGGCCTGCCGGACGCCCTGCAAACCGGCGACCCCGAGTCCCTCAACCGGCTTCTCCAGCGGCTGGGCGGGCAGCTCGACCGCCTGCCCACAGGGCATGGCCGGGCCTCCGAGATCGAGAACCTGATGCGCATGGTGCTCCAGACGGCGGGGCCGCTCGGGGGCAGCCGGGCGGACAGCGGCGAGGCCCACGGGCAGATCGCCTCGATCGCCGAGCACTTCGCGCAGTGGACGGCCGGGGATCCCAGAGGTGCCGAACTCAACGTCGGAGTCCGCGCGCACGAACTGTTCACCAGAATGGCCGCGGAGGAGGAGGCGGAGAACGAGGAGGAGTACCTGAGGCTGGTGGGCGAGGTGGAGGCTCTCGAACGCGAGACGCCCCCGGAGCACACCTTCCGTTGGCTGGTGGAACTCGTCCACGGCACCACGCTCACTGCGATGGCCGACCGCACCGGCGACAGCGCGATGCTCGTGCGCGGCCTGGCACGGCAGGAAGCCGCCCTCGCGAGCGTGCTCGCGACGGAACCCTGGGTGCCCCAGGAACAGATCGTGGCGCTCCGCGAAGCGCTCCGGGCCGCGCAGGCCGCGCTGGGCGACACCCCCGACCTCATGCCCGACCCCGCTCCACCGGCCCCGGGCGCCGCGACGGGCACCCGGTACCTCGCCGCCCTGACGGCAACCCTCCGGCACTCCACCACCCAGGACCCCGCCGATCTGGACGCCGCCATCAGCGGACTGGAGCAGGTCCGCGACGACATCCGGCAGGGCCGGGCGCCGCAGCTCGCGGCCCCCGCCCTGTGGCAGCTCGCGGAGAACTACCGCCGCCGCCTGGACCGCACCCGGGACCAGGCAGACCGGGACGCCGCCACGGACGCGGCCATGGAATCGCTGCAGGCGCTCGCCGGTGACGTCGTCCTGCAGGCCGGCTCCGACCACGGTCTGCTGGCCGCCCGGTCCGGGGCCGACCGCGGGGTACGGGCCGCCATCTGGGCCGCCTCCCAGGGCCGGGTCGAGGATGCGGTCGCCGCGCTCGAACTGGGCCGGGCCCTGGTGCTGCGAGCGGCATCCACTTCCCGGGCCGTGCCCGAACTGCTGGAGTCCCGCGGCCACCACGACCTCGCGGGCGAATGGCGGGTGGCGGAACGCGGACGGGACGGAGCCGGACCCGGAGCCGAAGCCGTGAGCGGCGCGGCACCCGACACAGTCCCCTGGGAACTGCCCAGCTCCCTGCGGCGCCGCGCCCTGGATGCCCTGGGCCGCCGGGAGCCGGGCGGTGTCCTCTTCAGCACCCCCACGGTCGACGAGCTCAAGGCCGGGGTGGCCGAGGGCAACGCGGACGCGCTGGTCTACCTGCTCGCGGGCGGGGGCGGTACGCCGGGCATGGCGGTGGTCGTGGGCCCGGACATCGGCACCGGAGTACGGGCACTGCCTCTCCTGTCCGCGGAGCAGAGCGGCCCCCTGGAGCGGTACCTCGACGCCGCGGCCGCCCACCAGGAGCGGCCCGGCGTCCCGGCCGCCGCGCAGACCTGGGAGGACGCTCTGTCCGATCTCTGCGACTGGGCGACCGATGCGGTGGTCCTCCCGGTGATCAGCGGCATCGTGGAACGGCTCGCCGAGAACGAGAACCGGCGCAAGGACCGCCCAGGCCCGCCCAGGATCGTGCTGGTGCCCTGCGGCCGCCTCGGCATCGTGCCCTGGCACGCGGCCCGCCTGCCTGCCGAGGCCCCCAGCGACTACGTCTGCCAGATCATGGTCATCAGCTACGCGGCGTCCGGCCGCCAGTTCCTGAACACGGTCCGGCGTGCCCGGCGGGCCCCGGCCGACGCTCCCGTTCTGGTCTCGGACCCCACCATGAGCCTGCCGTACGCGGAGCTGGAAGTGACGGCGCTCCAGCAGTCCCTGTACCCGCGGGCGCGCCTGTACGGGGAGTTCTACGAACCGCCCGCCGAGCCCGCGGCGGCCGGCACGCCGGGCGACCTCCTCGACGCACTCGCCGGCGCTCCGTCCCTGCTCCACGTGGCGTGTCACGGCTCGGCCGGCCCCAACCCGACGACCTCCGCGCTGCGCCTGGCACCCGACGGAGACGGACCGGAGGAAGGCCGGCCCACCGACCTGCTGACCGTCACGCGGCTGCTCGACCGCCCGATGGGCGAACAGGAAGCCCCGGACGGCCCGTTGGTCGTGCTCAGTGCCTGCGAGACGGACCTGAGCAAGCGCGACCACGACGAGGCGCTCACCCTGACGACCGCCTTCGTGGCGAGCGGCGCGCGGGACGTGGTGGGCTCCCGGTGGGCCACCCGGGACTCGGCCGCGGCGCTGATGATGGCCGTGTTCCACCACTACGTGACCGTCGAGGGCCTGAGCCCGGTCGACGCGCTCCATGTCGCCCAGAAGTGGATGCTCGACCCGGAGCGGCAGAACCCGGGGTCGCTCAGCGGCAGCCTCCTCGACGAGCTGACCCGCGGCCCGGACCTGCGCCGCCCGGCGACCTGGGCCGCCTTCATCCACCAGGGCCATCCGGGGCCGTCCACCACGGGGTGAGGGTGACGGTGCGCGGCACTCGGCCGCCTGCAGTCAACGCGGAACCCTCCTGGACGGGGCGCGGTCTCCTGGAGCGCTTTCCAGTACAGCGGGCCGCCGGGTCAGCCGGACGCGTCGGGTGGTGTGCCCGCGGCGCGGCGGAATTCCTCGTTGAGGCGCTGGGCCTCTTCGAGCTGGTCCTCCAGGATGACGATGCGGCAGGCGGCTTCGACCTGCATGCCCTGATCGACGAGTTCCCGGGCGCGGGCGGCGATGCGCAGCTGGTAGCGGGAGTAGCGGCGGTGGCCGCCCTCCGAGCGGAGCGGGGTGATCAGGCGGGCCTCGCCGATGGCACGGAGGAAGCCGGGGGTGGTACCGAGCAGCTCGGCGGCCCTGCCCATCGTGTAGGCGGGGTAGTCGTCGTCGTCCAGCCGGCCGCCGAGCGAGTCGTCCGCTGTCATCTGCACCTCTTCTTGGGAGCGCGTCGAGGGGAATTCAACACCATCCGCCGACCCTGGTGTGTTTCCTTCCCCGCGGGCGGGTGCTCGCGCCCGCGGACGCCACGCACGGCGAAGGCCCCGACCGGCGTGTGCCGGTCGGGGCCTTCGGTGTCGTTCTGCCGCTCAGACGGAGACGGGGCTGCCGAGCATCGCGGACGCCTGCTGGAGCGGGCTCAGGGTCGCCGCGGGAGCCTCGGGCAGGCCGCGGACGGTGAAGCCGAGCTGGGTCATGGCCCGGATGACCTCGCCGGCGCTGAAGTCGCGGCGGTCCTGGCGGGTGACGACCTGTCCCACCTGCATGACGGGGTAGACGCGACGGCCGATGATCACCGATTCACCCACGACGGTTTCGGGCTTGACGCCCTTCATCGATTCCAGCACGCCGGCCTTGGTGAGGTCGAACGGGAACCGGGCGATGACGCAGCGCATGATGCCTCACTCACGGGAGGAAGGGGGAAGTACGGAAGGAGGGGTCTGACCTGGGCTCGCCGGGGCTCTAGGCCGCAGCGTCGAACGTGCCCTGGCGCTGGCCGCCGCGGCGCGAGGCCTGCGAGGGGCGGCCGCGCCGGCCGCGCGAGGCGGCGCTGCGCTTGGGGCGCTCGCTCACCGGCGCCGTGATGACGACGGGGATGCCGGACGGGGTCCGGGCGCCGGTGATGCGCTGCAACTCGGCCTCACCGGAGCGGACCTGAGTGGTCTGCGGGGTGATGCCGGCGGTGGCCATGAGGCGGGTCATGTCGCGTCGCTGGTTGGGGGTGACGAGGGTGACGACGCTGCCGGACTCGCCCGCGCGGGCGGTGCGTCCGCCGCGGTGGAGGTAGTCCTTGTGGTCGGTGGGCGGGTCCACGTTGACCACGAGGTCCAGGTTGTCGACGTGGATGCCGCGGGCGGCGACGTTGGTGGCCACCAGCACGGTCACGTGCCCGGTCTTGAACTGGGCCAGGGTGCGGGTGCGCTGGGGCTGGGACTTGCCGCCGTGCAGGGCCGCGGCCCGTACGCCGCTGTTGAGGAGGTCCTGGGTCAGCCGGTCGACGGCGTGCTTGGTGTCCAGGAACATGATCACGCGGCCGTCGCGGGCGGCGATCTCCGTGGTCGTGGCGTGCTTGTCGGCGCCCTGCACGTGCAGCACGTGGTGTTCCATCGTGGTCACCGCGCTGGCCGAGGGGTCGACGGAGTGGACGACGGGGTCGTTCAGGTAGCGGCGCACGAGCAGGTCGACGTTGCGGTCGAGGGTCGCGGAGAACAGCATCCGCTGGCCGCCCGGGCGCACCTGGTCGAGCAGGGCGGTGACCTGCGGCATGAAGCCCATGTCGGCCATCTGATCGGCCTCGTCGAGCACGGTGGTGTCCACCTGGTCGAGCCGGCAGTCGCCGCGCTCGATGAGGTCCGCGAGGCGTCCGGGGGTGGCGACGACCACCTCGGCGCCACCACGGAGCGCGCTGGCCTGCTTGCCGATCGGCATGCCGCCGACGACCGTGGCCAGCCGCAGCTTCACGGAGCGGGCGTAGGGGGTGAGGGCGTCCGTGACCTGCTGGGCGAGCTCGCGGGTGGGGACGAGTACCAGGGACAGCGGCTGGCGGGGCTCCGCCCGCCGTCCGGCGGTACGGGCCAGCAGCGCGAGGCCGAAGGCGAGGGTCTTGCCGGAGCCGGTGCGCCCGCGGCCGAGCGCGTCGCGGCCCGCAAGGGTGTTCGGCAGGGTCGCGGCCTGGATCGGGAACGGGACGCTCACGCCCTCCGCGCCGAGCGCGGCGAGCAGAGGGGCGGGCATGTCGAGCTCGGCGAACGCCTCTACGGCGGGCAGTGCGGGGGTGATCGTCCGGGGGAGGGCGAACTCGCCCTGTACGGCGGCGGGCCGGCGGCCGTAGCCGCCGGAGCGGCCCTGTCCTCCCGAGCGGCCCTGTCCTCCCGAGCGGGCCTGCCCGCCGGAACGGCTGGGGGCCGCCGAGCCGAACCGGCTCCCGCCCGTGCGGGAGGAGGAGGCGGAGGAGCGATTGTTCGTGCGTGTGCGGTTCATACGGAACCTTCCTCGAATGCGGCGCATATCAAGGAATTCCCGCAGCGGCGAGCGCACGGAGAATTGCGAGAATGGGCCGGATGGACGTGAAAGCGAATCTGGCCGGCGAAAATCAGTGCGGGCTCAGGCGCTGGAAACGGGGACGCGGCGCGAAGGCGGGTGTCCCAGGGCGAGGATCCTCGTGCGGAGGGCCGCGGAATCCCCGGATCGTCCCGCAGGTGAACTCACTGCGGGGAAAACGCGCAGCTGGGGCCCGCACCCCGAGGGATGCGGGCCCCAGCTGCAAAGTACGCGTCAGTGTCAGGCGGGAACGATGTTCTCGGCCGTCGGGCCCTTCTGGCCCTGCGCGATGTCGAAGCTGACCTTCTGGCCTTCCTGCAGCTCGCGGAAGCCCTGGGCGGCGATGTTCGAGTAGTGGGCGAACACGTCAGCGCCGCCACCCTCCTGCTCGATGAAGCCGAAACCCTTTTCCGCGTTGAACCACTTCACGGTACCAGTAGCCATGTCAATTCTCCTTTGGGGCAGTACAACGCGATCCGCAACGTGCGGACCTCGTGTCGCCGCGATGATTGCCCCGCCGGACCAAAAAGACCGGAAATGCACAAGCGCTCGCAGCGGACGTGAAGTCCGACTGGGCGCTTGAAATTTTGGGAACCACAACTGCAACTGAGATCGACAGTAGCACGGCACGGTGACCCGCGCCGTAAATATCGGCGCCCTCTTTGTAGCCGTGAAGAATCCTCGGCGCGCGGTCCGCTAAATTCTCATCTCGCGAACACAGATATTTCCGCCCGGGGCGCACGGTTTCCCGCGCCGCCGGGCAGGCCACCGGACGGCCAATAGGTTCAACGGCTCGGCCACCCGGGCGACGGCGTCCCGGAGCGAGGAGGCGGCGCCAGCCGTCTCCTCGGCCGGCACCCCTGCCCGTGCGCCGCGATGGTGCTCAGGGTGATGTGGAAGGACCTGCGGTAGGCGTCCTCCACCAGGGCGCACCGGACCGAGGGCCAGAGCACGGGGGTGATCGCCTGCCACAACGGGGGGAGGGCGAACTGCTGATAGGCGCAGATGGTCACTCTCGTGCCGACCGCGGTCCGGGCGAAGGAGACCGAGCCGTCGTCCTGAAGGGAGGACCTGACGAGTTGGCCGCACGCCTGATCCGCACCTGCCTGCCCGGCCCGGCGCTGCACCTGCCCCACCCCCGATACCCCCAACTCGTCCCCGGCCGAGGGGGATCGCCGTACGGAGCGACGATCGGCTGCTTCGTCCGGCTGCGCCCCTACAAGCGGACCGCCGCCTTCGCGCAGGCGTTCGTCCGGCACGCCGCCGGGGAGCAGCGGCTGCTGATCGCGGGGCATCCGGACGATCCGGCCACGCACCGCACCCTGACCGAGATCGCGGCCGCCCACGACCGGGTCCGCTAGTGCGAGGGACGCCATCGGGCTGGCCCTGCGACCTTCACCGAGCGCTCGACGGAGGTCGTCAGCCGGTACTCGGCGTCGGCGGAGCCGACCTCGAAGGGCATCTCACCGCTCGGAGGGTCGTCGTTCTCGCCGACCTTGACGCCGTTGCCGTACAGCGTCGACGTGGCCGAGGTCGGCGAGGTTGAGGAGGGTTCTCGTGATTTCGGTCGGGGTGGCGGGGGCGACCGTGGCGTGCCAGAGACGTTCTCCGACCCCGATATCGCCTGACCGCGATCGGCGCCCGTCACACGCCCAACTCCCTTATTCAGGCACGAACGTGCGCCGCGAGAGACAGAATTGCGAGCATGTTGAATCAAGGTGATCTGGAACAGGACATCCGCACCCTCGCCGACGACGAGGCCGTCCGCGCGCTGACGGCGCTGGCGGAGGAGCACGGGCTGCTCCCCGCCGCGCGGCAGCTGTCCGAGGGCGGCGATGAGCTGCGGGCGGAGGTGGCCGCCGTGGAGCTGGAGCGGTACGTGGGGGCGGACCAACCTGAGTTTTCCGACGGTGAGTTGGCGCGCCGCTTACTGGAGTATGCGGCGGCGCTGCGCGAGGACCTGGCGGACACGGTCGGCGAGGCCGTCGCCTACGCATGCTCGCCCATGGAACGGCTCGACCCCGTCACGCTGCCGGTCGCGGCGCTCGCCCTCACGCTCCTGCAGACCGAGGTGGTCCTGAAGCGGGATCCGCGCGGCAGGTGGAGCCTGACCATCCACAAGCGTGCCCTGCGGGACTCCTCCCTCGGCCGGGTCCTAACGGCCCTGCTCTCGCAGATCACCAGCGGCAAGTAGCCGGCGGACCGGGAGGGGGGTCGCGATGACGGTCTCGGTGAGGGCGCCCTACGCGTGGCACTGCGAGCAATGTGTCCAGGAGCGGGGGGCTCCGGTCTGGCGCGTCATCGACGCGCGGGAGCGGGCCGACGTGCTGGCGGCACCTGTCCCCGGCGTCCCGGGCGTCTCCTGGGTGGACTGCCCCGTCTGCGGGACCAGGACGCACATCGAGGCGCCGCTGCTGGTCCTGCGCCCGGGCGCGGCAGCGCCCCTGCTGCTAGCGGTCTCCGTCGCGGAGCTCGGGGGCGGTCCGCCGCCCTCCGGGGAGCCCCTGCTGGCGGAGGCCGCGCGGGCCGGGGCCTTCCTCGGCGGCGTCTTCCCCGGGGAGGCGATCCCGCTGCCGCGCAGGCTGCTCCCCCACGTCCTGGCCCGCGACCTCGAACGGGACCTGGCGGATCCCGAGTCGGCATGCCGGGAGCTGGAGCCCGAGGGGGCGCCGACGGTCGCGAACTACCGGATCTTCCTGGATTACCTGGGGGAGGCACGCGCCGACTCCCTGGTCGGGGAGCTGCTGACCGCGATGCTGCTCGGCCTGCCGGACGCCCTCGCGGAACTCGTCCGTACGCACCCGGCGCTGACGGACGGCACCCGCGTGCGCGACGCGGGCCGAGAGGAGCTGCGCAGGGCGGCCGAGACCCCCCTCAAAGAGGTGCTGCGCATACGGCAGCGGCTCCTGGACGAACTGTGCGACGGCCGGACCACTCCGGACACCGCCATGCGCCGCTACTTCGAGTCCCTGGGGCGCTTCGACGCCGGTCTGCGGACCCGGCTGCACGCGATGTACCTGGAGGCCCGCGACACCGACGGGCCCAAAGGCATCCCGCTCGCCCGCGAGGCGCTGGAGCTCGCCGCCGGCTTGGGCGAGGAGGGCATGGAGACCGAGCTGGCCGCGCGGCTCGGCGAACGCCTGGTGCTCGCTGTGCACGCCGGGCTCGACGCCGATCCCTCCGAGGCCGTCCGGGTCCTCGAACGCGCCCTCAGCCGACTGCGCGAGGGGACTCTCCAGTGGGTGGAGGTGGCGAACAACCTGGCCAGCGCCCACCACCTGCGGGACGACGGCGACCGGTTGGAGATCTGGGAAGCCGCCCGCGACCTGCTGGCGCGCGCGACCGCGCTGGACCGGAGCGAGTATCCCGAGTACTGGGCGCGGGTCCAGACCAACTACGGCCTGCTCCTCTCGGAGCGGCCCGGCGGTGGCCCCGAGGACCTCACCCTCGGCATCGAGCACATCAGGGCGGGGCTCGAGGAGCGGGCCCCCGAGCGGGACAGGGTCGCCTGGGCCCACTCGATGGTCAACCTCGGCCTGCTGCTGTATCGGCGCGCCGGGGTGGAAGACCTCAGGGAGGCGGAGCAGTGCTACCGGGACGCCCTGAGCCACCTCGGCGCCGGTGACGACCCGGCTCTGTGGTCCCGCATCCAGTGCAATCTGGGCGACCTGCTGCTGTCCCGGGATCCCGTCGACGCGCGCGGCGCCCGGGAGGCGGCGACGGCAGCGCTCGCCCTGTCCACCGCGCGCCCCGGCCTCCTGGACACGGGCCGCATCGCCTGGCTGCTGGCCCGGGCCATGGACCACATCGACGGCCCGGGCAGCGCAGACGGCCTCCGGCTGCGCCACGCGGCCCTGGGGGCCACACCGGCCACGGTGTCGCCATCCCTGCACCTCAACATCGGCCGGGAACTGCTCAGCGCGCACGCCTCGGCGGAACGCTGGAGCGAGGCGGCCGATGTCGCGTCCGGCATGCTGACCGCCGTGACCGCGCTCTACGACGCCCAGGTCACCGGGACCGGCCGCCAGAGCGTCCTCGCCCAGGTGAACCGGATCGCCCGCTGGGCCGCCTTCCTGCTGGCCCGGGCGGGGCGTCCGGAGCGTGCAGTCGAGGCGATCGAGGGCGGAGTGGCCTGTGAGCTCTCGGCGGTGGCCGGACGAGGGGCGGCCGACCTGGAGGCCTTGGGACGGATCGACCCCGCTGCCGCCCACCGCTACCGGCTGGCACAGGCCCGGTACCGGTCCTCGGCCGGCGAGGCGTTCGCGGCGGCGTCCGGCGGCCCCACCGCCGCTGGCTCTACGGCGAGCGGGGAGGCCGCCGCCGAACGCGGCGTGCGTGCGGCGATCGCGGAGATCCGCGCGATCCCGGGCTTCGAGCGCTTCCTACGCACCGACGGACTGGCGGACATCGTCCGCGCGGCGGGCGGGCGTCCGCTCGTCTACCTGGTGAACGCGCCCTGGGGCAGCTACGCCCTCGTGCTCCCCCGCAGCTCGGGCGAGTCGCCCGCTGTACGGGCCGTTCCCGTTCCGGGGGTGAGCAGCGAGACCGTCACAGGCCTCTTGGTGCTGGACCCGGCCGACGGCGCCCTGGGCCTGCTCCTCGCCCAGGAGGCCGGAGCGCTCAGGCGCAGGCGTCTGCTCCCGCAGGCCCTGGACCGGCTCGCCGCCCTTGGACCGCTCCTGCGCCCGGTCGCGAGAGTCCTCGCGGAGGACCCGGAGCAGGAGGCCGTCGTCGTCCCGACCGGTCTGCTGGGCCTGGTCCCCCTGCACGCCGTGCCGCTCGGGCCGGGGGCGGGAGAAGTGCTCGACGACATCGGCACCGTGATCGTCTCCCCCTCCGCAGCCGTGTACGCGGCCTCCCGCGTCGCGGCCGCCCGCCCGCCGGATCCTGTGCCACGCCTGGTGGGGGTCACCGACCCTGACGGTTCGCTCCCCGGTGGACGCGGTGAACTCGCCCATATCCGGGAGCTGTTCGAGCCGCACGGTGAGGCCCGCTGCGCGGTGGGGCCCGAAGCCACCGTGGACTGGCTGCTCGGCCAGCTCGCCGAAACCTCGTACCTCCACATCATCTGCCACGGCAGCGGCGAGTTCAACGGTCGGGGCGGCTCCCTGGCCCTGGCCGACGGCCGCCTCGACATGGACACCCTGGTCCAACACCGGCTCCCCGCCTGCCGGCTCGCGGTGCTCAGCGCCTGCCAGTCCGGCCACTACGAGGTCGTCCGGGCTCCGGACGAGTTCCGCGGGCTCGCGGCGGGCTTCCTCCAGGCCGGGGCCGCGTGCGCGGTGGCCGGGCTGTGGCTGGTGGACGACATGGTGACCGCGGTGCTGATGGCGCGGTTCTACGAGCTGCTTGCCCCCGCTCAGGGGACCGGTGGGCTCCCCCCGGTGGCCGCCCTGCGCCGGGCCCGTACCTGGTTGCGTCGGCTCACCTGGGAGGAGCTCGCCCGGTATACCGCCTCCCGGCCCCCCTTGGCGGCCCTGACCGAGCGGTACACCTCCCGGGCGACGACCGGCGAGCGTCCCTTCGCCTCGCCGGTCCACTGGGCCGCGTTCACAGCGTGGGGAGTGTGAGCGCCCGCCCGGCTCCGGGGCCCGTCAGTCCGTTTGCGTCGGCCCGTTCGAGTCGATCCTGTAGCGGGAGACGGGGCCGTGGGGCGATTGCGGGGTTCTGATCTGCATCGTCGTGTACCGCCCGCCGACCAGACCCGTGAGAGTCACGGTGGCCGGGTAGTGGACCTCGCTGCCATTCGCGCAGCTGGGGCGGCAGATTACCATCCACTCCTGCCCGCTGGCGTGGGCGGTGGACAGACCCCAGTCCGACCAGGTCAGGCCCCTGAGCATGCCTTTCCCGTCTCCGCAGTGGAGCAGGACCGATTCGGGTTCCTCCAGGTAGTCCCCGAAGCAGCTCACGATCGAGGCGGGCCGCGTGCTCGACCGTGTGGTGACCGTCGTCGGCGCCTGCTCCGAGGGCTCCGGTGCGGCTGAGGGCTCGGGCGCGGGCGGGGTCGGCTCCACGGTCGGCGTGGGGGGCGCCTCGGTGGTGGGGTCGGGGGTCGGCTGCGCGGACCCCGGAGCGGTCGGGTCTCCGGTCGGCTGTCTGGACGCCGTGACGGTCGCCTCGGGGTCGGCGACGGTGCCGGTGCCGCCGTCGCGGCCGGGCACCAGGGCGAGCACGGTCGCGGCGATCGCGAGGCCGGCGGCGATGCCCGCGCCGACGGCGAAGCCGCGCCGGGCCGAAGCGGGCGGGGACCCTGGGTACGGCGGTGCGGGCTTGTCGAGGACCGGCGCCACGGACTCCGGGACGGCAGGCCGTTTCCTCAGCTCGACCCGGAGCCGCTCGATCTCGGCCTGCTGCTCCGCGATCAACTCGTGAATCTCCTGCGGCCAGGGACGCGGCGAGGGCGCCAGGCTCCCGAGGGACTCTCGCAGTTGGGCCGCGCTCGGCCGGGCGGCGGGGTCCTTGGCGAGGCAGCGGGCCACGATCGGGCGGATCTTCGCCGGCAGCCCGCTGAGGTCGGGTTCGGTGTGCACGACGTTGTACAGGGTCTGCGGCAGGGAGGGCCCGGTGAACGGGCACGCGCCGGTGCACGCCATGACCAGCACCGTCCCGAGGGAGAAGATGTCGCTGGCCGAGTCGAGCGGCGCGCCCTGGGCCTGCTCCGGGGACATGAACCCGGGTGAGCCGACCAGCCAGCCCGTGGTCGTCAGCTCGCTGCCCTCCTCGCTGTCGGCGGCTCGGGCGATGCCGAAGTCGATCACGCGGGGCCCGTCGTCGGCGAGGAGCACGTTGGACGGTTTCAGGTCCCGGTGCACCAGGCCGACCC from Streptomyces sp. NBC_00190 harbors:
- a CDS encoding CHAT domain-containing protein, coding for MAEYGESGGVRALRAWADEAAERAARLVGQGGEGSPVSAEEFESSIAELSRLRPLLDHDPELLGRVTLVLGGLLATRHATGRGTPGDPERARRLLEEVRDRTTAAGERMAEDGRRWAATFLMMVSGHTEPGRPAGSPPDFWSVFDRAMAAGPEGAAEEAARMAALAAEVGQLPVPPELQARLGQMREVLAYMSKTDLSDPETLLAMLPPDLPFGDQLRTMLDLVATLPDTADTAGSADPAESAEPCVLPVPEAVCQEPQSQSQSQSEADTTVTSAWLAAVLGLPDALQTGDPESLNRLLQRLGGQLDRLPTGHGRASEIENLMRMVLQTAGPLGGSRADSGEAHGQIASIAEHFAQWTAGDPRGAELNVGVRAHELFTRMAAEEEAENEEEYLRLVGEVEALERETPPEHTFRWLVELVHGTTLTAMADRTGDSAMLVRGLARQEAALASVLATEPWVPQEQIVALREALRAAQAALGDTPDLMPDPAPPAPGAATGTRYLAALTATLRHSTTQDPADLDAAISGLEQVRDDIRQGRAPQLAAPALWQLAENYRRRLDRTRDQADRDAATDAAMESLQALAGDVVLQAGSDHGLLAARSGADRGVRAAIWAASQGRVEDAVAALELGRALVLRAASTSRAVPELLESRGHHDLAGEWRVAERGRDGAGPGAEAVSGAAPDTVPWELPSSLRRRALDALGRREPGGVLFSTPTVDELKAGVAEGNADALVYLLAGGGGTPGMAVVVGPDIGTGVRALPLLSAEQSGPLERYLDAAAAHQERPGVPAAAQTWEDALSDLCDWATDAVVLPVISGIVERLAENENRRKDRPGPPRIVLVPCGRLGIVPWHAARLPAEAPSDYVCQIMVISYAASGRQFLNTVRRARRAPADAPVLVSDPTMSLPYAELEVTALQQSLYPRARLYGEFYEPPAEPAAAGTPGDLLDALAGAPSLLHVACHGSAGPNPTTSALRLAPDGDGPEEGRPTDLLTVTRLLDRPMGEQEAPDGPLVVLSACETDLSKRDHDEALTLTTAFVASGARDVVGSRWATRDSAAALMMAVFHHYVTVEGLSPVDALHVAQKWMLDPERQNPGSLSGSLLDELTRGPDLRRPATWAAFIHQGHPGPSTTG
- a CDS encoding DEAD/DEAH box helicase, yielding MNRTRTNNRSSASSSRTGGSRFGSAAPSRSGGQARSGGQGRSGGQGRSGGYGRRPAAVQGEFALPRTITPALPAVEAFAELDMPAPLLAALGAEGVSVPFPIQAATLPNTLAGRDALGRGRTGSGKTLAFGLALLARTAGRRAEPRQPLSLVLVPTRELAQQVTDALTPYARSVKLRLATVVGGMPIGKQASALRGGAEVVVATPGRLADLIERGDCRLDQVDTTVLDEADQMADMGFMPQVTALLDQVRPGGQRMLFSATLDRNVDLLVRRYLNDPVVHSVDPSASAVTTMEHHVLHVQGADKHATTTEIAARDGRVIMFLDTKHAVDRLTQDLLNSGVRAAALHGGKSQPQRTRTLAQFKTGHVTVLVATNVAARGIHVDNLDLVVNVDPPTDHKDYLHRGGRTARAGESGSVVTLVTPNQRRDMTRLMATAGITPQTTQVRSGEAELQRITGARTPSGIPVVITAPVSERPKRSAASRGRRGRPSQASRRGGQRQGTFDAAA
- a CDS encoding MerR family transcriptional regulator, which gives rise to MTADDSLGGRLDDDDYPAYTMGRAAELLGTTPGFLRAIGEARLITPLRSEGGHRRYSRYQLRIAARARELVDQGMQVEAACRIVILEDQLEEAQRLNEEFRRAAGTPPDASG
- a CDS encoding cold-shock protein — protein: MATGTVKWFNAEKGFGFIEQEGGGADVFAHYSNIAAQGFRELQEGQKVSFDIAQGQKGPTAENIVPA
- a CDS encoding SCO5918 family protein produces the protein MRCVIARFPFDLTKAGVLESMKGVKPETVVGESVIIGRRVYPVMQVGQVVTRQDRRDFSAGEVIRAMTQLGFTVRGLPEAPAATLSPLQQASAMLGSPVSV